A single window of Zea mays cultivar B73 chromosome 10, Zm-B73-REFERENCE-NAM-5.0, whole genome shotgun sequence DNA harbors:
- the LOC103642183 gene encoding palmitoyl-acyl carrier protein thioesterase, chloroplastic encodes MACTVSCSRVFVVRCSASPSGGGGGGNAVRVNGAAHRAPLQVGAALETSINRSLAELSPPLLPLLPTDDAGEERSRQNIPTEKQTVDPFRQALIVEGGVRYQQTLVVRSYEVGPDKTATLETVLNLLQETALNHVWMSGLLGDGFGATHGMIRNNLIWVVSRMHVQVDQYPIWGEVLDIDTWVGSSGKNGMRRDWLIRGRNSGDVFVRATSTWVMMNKVTRRLSKMPEEVRAEIAPWFIDRHAIYQEEATDKIIKLDSNAMYVDSDLKPKRSDLDMNHHVNNVKYVRWMLETLPDHFQQQNQLSSIILEYRKECGSSDVVQSICQPDDDSIPPQEDVSMAIGPSLSPELISGHHSLAGALQHSPMKYTHLLQLKAGDKYEEIVRGRTTWKKKSYKAP; translated from the exons ATGGCGTGCACCGTCTCCTGCTCGCGCGTCTTCGTCGTCAGGTGCTCGGCGTCCCCCTCgggtggcggtggcggcggcaaTGCCGTGAGGGTGAACGGCGCGGCACACCGCGCGCCGCTGCAGGTCGGGGCGGCGCTGGAGACGTCCATCAACAGGTCGCTGGCGGAGCTGAGTCCGCcgctgctgccgctgctgcccACGGACGACGCCGGCGAGGAGCGCAGCCGGCAGAACATCCCGACGGAGAAGCAGACCGTGGACCCGTTCCGGCAGGCGCTGATCGTGGagggcggcgtgcggtaccagcagactctggtGGTGCGGTCGTACGAGGTCGGCCCCGACAAGACGGCCACTCTGGAGACGGTGCTCAACCTCCTCCAGGAGACCGCGCTGAACCACGTCTGGATGTCAGGGCTGCTCGGCGACGGCTTCGGCGCCACGCACGGCATGATCAGGAACAACCTCATCTGGGTTGTCTCCAGGATGCACGTCCAAGTCGACCAGTACCCGATCTG GGGAGAGGTGCTGGACATCGATACCTGGGTGGGCTCGTCGGGGAAGAACGGCATGCGGCGGGACTGGCTCATCCGTGGCCGCAACTCCGGCGACGTCTTCGTCCGCGCAACAAG CACGTGGGTGATGATGAACAAGGTGACGAGGAGGCTGTCCAAGATGCCGGAGGAGGTCCGGGCCGAGATCGCGCCGTGGTTCATCGACCGCCATGCCATCTACCAGGAGGAAGCCACGGACAAGATCATCAAGCTCGACAGCAACGCCATGTACGTCGACTCCGACCTTAAG CCCAAGCGAAGTGATCTGGATATGAACCACCACGTCAACAATGTCAAATACGTGAGGTGGATGCTTGAG ACTCTTCCTGATCACTTCCAGCAGCAGAACCAGCTCAGCAGCATCATCCTGGAGTACAGGAAAGAGTGTGGGAGCTCAGATGTCGTGCAGTCCATCTGTCAACCTGATGACGACTCGATTCCACCGCAAGAAGATGTCAGTATGGCCATCGGGCCTTCGCTCTCGCCGGAACTCATCAGTGGCCACCACAGCTTGGCAGGTGCGCTCCAGCACAGCCCGATGAAGTACACGCACCTTCTGCAGCTGAAAGCAGGCGACAAGTACGAGGAGATTGTGCGAGGGAGAACTACGTGGAAGAAAAAATCATATAAAGCCCCCTGA